Proteins encoded in a region of the Pseudothermotoga elfii DSM 9442 = NBRC 107921 genome:
- a CDS encoding MG2 domain-containing protein, whose amino-acid sequence MFKNFTLLSLLCATMFFGGYAYFLGSNILEIPDSKISFVASDMDKITLTIYELEIDAVKLFTQAEELPISKIVSNAKKHVYQRTFTITDKWQEFSLEFEKIGVYLAVLTGFEKSEKTTYDAMVLIVTDMGIVFVADEEKAILGVVKTTGGFLENVAVYLLKGNKVIGKMKTDENGLVRIDKDFDFALVKKEKSLAFCRFYRTRRSIDRDEKLFLLTDRPIYKPGDTVNLRGQLFKLDGSYYTALGASRVTVKIEDPKNNEIYSKTLSTDELGGFWDSFDLAETSSVGNYTIKVEHNERDFYETFLVEEYRKPEYKMEILPDKEKYISGEPVDFTIKVNYFNGQPVAGAQVALYVNADPIEQSEYLVYRAYELTDESGQVKISLKTEEGFEGYYTLQAIVADESQRQIEQEKSIYIYADNVKISVDRDYIFAKPCESVELKIFVSDLNGNPLSGQMSVLIGENEKTLQVDGGKAILKFSPDKIGSFKIQLSFQKARKSIYVHSYAWAKGYKISEFAVVTDKEKYKPGEKITVQLFSPSEVSGIIALTADTIYDLKPFSLKDHSTVEFTIPENVIERNLFLIFLAYENGRRIMDNLKIAIERDLNVEKAELYFDRESYKPGETAKLTIKSKNDGVFCLTIVDEAIYSMIGFNPAQIEEVIYPQNNYPDVTWSFSQRWFYIDLANLKSTGSLYSMLPEPTTFEDFKRSAVEAKINVREYFPDTALWIPQLRTKNKTATVEFKIPDSITNFIATAYGFSTKSMMQANSSFVVTKDFYVTPHLPSFLREGDVMQISATVHNQTSDILKTRLWLELPEAIKLISPDQSLSIFDIVPKISNTSYWTINALKESDLSTITTYAVSHNDLKDAVALNIPVKPFAFEREFYVLEFVDGVKEISLPQSEYKTAKLRIFSNIIPLVEDSIRHLIKYPYGCTEQTMSSFLPAVIASQMGLKIEDLEDIVRKGLMRLYKYQKYDGGWGWWQTDDSNNFMTCYVMEGLYYAKKAGIEVASSVINSGINYLKENLSAYGVYVLDLYKIPHESYTPQKDIDWIYLSFSNEKALDEALKLVHETEKFAYVDQVYDFFTSDVQLTSILLRALTKWGKHEGLQRKIINYLFSKKDGYFWYSTKDTSFAVLALLEVLPGVENPHLVIENGSKVVELDTEGELSLQKEDLKIKGKGLVEVHVVYYESPVGSVSDGIEVKRDFFKRYEILIKNEKSIIDAFIPINQDYIPVSIELLEELKNGEIYISAFDDGKYSYRGTTFTVNGNKLSLNEMEFEFEKLETFDGLILVIMENAAMVYDTKTQTAKTHFGTSDANLTKMGTVYLKDGKLWINDELIVMVPQDVKSLSCSKDEILLKSERGTYWFKEGRFTLLPFIAERILSWDGKELICDKGFTFSGNDELITVSPCKVTFSTGTVSVNSGDIMKTIIYLENGSGNYIVIEDYFPSCAQILQNYNERSLQSYSKFDYMWYRSWENWYLAREIYEDRIAFFTYKYSNGRMSYVWRATANGKYRILPTQAYSMYYKGLYAHSDPDVLNIGFRSEDMESE is encoded by the coding sequence ATGTTCAAAAATTTTACTCTGTTATCGCTTCTTTGTGCAACGATGTTTTTTGGAGGATATGCTTATTTTCTAGGTAGCAATATACTTGAAATACCTGACTCAAAAATATCCTTCGTCGCCAGTGATATGGATAAAATTACCCTGACAATTTATGAACTCGAAATTGACGCAGTAAAACTTTTTACACAGGCTGAAGAACTCCCGATCTCGAAAATAGTTTCGAATGCAAAAAAGCATGTTTACCAAAGAACTTTCACCATCACTGATAAATGGCAGGAGTTCTCACTGGAGTTTGAAAAAATAGGAGTTTACCTTGCTGTCTTAACAGGATTTGAGAAATCAGAGAAAACAACCTACGATGCAATGGTACTCATCGTTACAGACATGGGAATAGTCTTTGTAGCTGATGAAGAAAAAGCAATACTTGGGGTGGTAAAGACAACCGGGGGATTTCTGGAAAATGTGGCCGTTTATCTTTTGAAAGGCAACAAAGTTATTGGCAAAATGAAAACAGACGAAAATGGTTTGGTACGAATTGATAAAGATTTCGATTTTGCCTTAGTTAAGAAAGAAAAATCACTTGCTTTCTGTAGATTTTACAGAACACGCCGTTCTATCGATAGAGATGAAAAACTGTTTTTGCTGACAGATCGCCCCATTTATAAGCCTGGAGACACAGTCAACCTTCGTGGACAGCTTTTTAAACTTGATGGAAGCTATTACACAGCACTTGGAGCATCAAGGGTGACAGTCAAAATAGAAGACCCAAAAAATAACGAGATTTACAGCAAAACACTTTCGACAGATGAACTTGGTGGTTTCTGGGATAGTTTTGATCTTGCCGAGACCTCTTCTGTAGGAAATTACACTATAAAAGTTGAACACAATGAAAGAGATTTTTACGAAACTTTTCTGGTGGAAGAATATAGAAAGCCAGAGTATAAAATGGAGATTTTGCCCGACAAAGAAAAGTATATTTCCGGTGAACCTGTCGATTTCACCATAAAAGTTAATTACTTTAACGGGCAACCAGTAGCTGGTGCTCAGGTGGCTCTTTATGTAAATGCAGATCCCATCGAGCAATCAGAATATCTTGTCTACAGAGCTTATGAATTAACAGACGAGAGTGGGCAAGTAAAAATCTCACTGAAAACAGAAGAAGGTTTCGAAGGTTACTACACATTACAAGCAATAGTAGCTGATGAAAGTCAGAGGCAAATTGAACAGGAAAAATCAATTTATATATATGCAGATAATGTAAAAATCTCGGTTGACAGAGATTATATATTTGCAAAACCTTGCGAATCAGTGGAGTTGAAAATATTTGTTTCAGATCTCAACGGAAACCCATTGAGCGGACAGATGTCAGTGCTAATCGGTGAAAATGAAAAAACCTTGCAGGTCGATGGCGGTAAAGCCATCCTTAAATTCTCACCAGACAAAATAGGCAGTTTCAAAATACAGCTCTCTTTCCAAAAAGCAAGGAAATCGATATATGTGCACTCCTACGCATGGGCAAAGGGATATAAAATTTCAGAATTTGCTGTTGTTACCGATAAAGAAAAATACAAACCAGGAGAAAAAATCACGGTTCAGTTATTTTCACCTTCAGAGGTTTCGGGAATAATTGCACTTACTGCCGACACAATCTATGATCTGAAACCATTTTCTCTGAAAGATCACTCAACTGTAGAGTTCACCATACCAGAGAATGTAATAGAAAGGAACCTATTCCTTATTTTCTTGGCATATGAAAATGGACGGAGAATCATGGACAATTTGAAAATAGCTATCGAGCGGGATCTAAATGTTGAGAAAGCGGAATTGTACTTTGACAGGGAATCGTACAAGCCCGGTGAGACAGCAAAATTGACTATCAAATCCAAAAACGATGGTGTATTCTGCTTAACAATTGTAGATGAAGCCATATATTCAATGATTGGCTTCAATCCTGCTCAGATCGAGGAAGTGATTTATCCACAAAACAATTATCCGGATGTCACATGGAGCTTTTCTCAAAGATGGTTTTATATCGATCTGGCAAATCTAAAAAGTACCGGCAGCCTGTACAGCATGCTCCCAGAACCTACAACATTCGAAGATTTTAAAAGATCTGCTGTTGAAGCGAAGATAAATGTAAGAGAATACTTCCCAGACACGGCTTTGTGGATACCTCAATTGAGGACTAAAAACAAAACAGCTACAGTTGAATTTAAGATTCCAGATAGCATAACAAATTTCATTGCTACTGCTTATGGATTTTCCACAAAATCAATGATGCAGGCAAACAGTTCATTTGTCGTTACGAAAGATTTCTATGTTACGCCGCATTTGCCTTCATTTCTTCGTGAAGGAGATGTTATGCAAATATCGGCAACAGTTCACAATCAAACCAGCGATATATTAAAAACAAGGCTCTGGCTTGAGCTTCCAGAAGCTATAAAGTTGATCTCTCCGGATCAATCATTAAGCATATTTGATATAGTACCAAAAATTTCTAACACATCTTACTGGACTATAAATGCCCTGAAAGAGTCTGATCTATCAACAATAACAACCTACGCAGTTAGTCACAATGATTTAAAAGATGCAGTTGCTTTGAATATCCCTGTAAAACCATTTGCTTTTGAGAGAGAATTCTATGTACTCGAATTTGTCGATGGAGTAAAAGAAATATCTTTACCTCAATCAGAGTATAAAACTGCTAAATTAAGAATCTTTTCAAACATAATACCGCTTGTTGAAGACTCAATAAGACACCTGATCAAATATCCGTATGGGTGTACCGAACAAACTATGAGCAGTTTTCTGCCAGCTGTAATCGCTTCACAAATGGGATTGAAGATAGAAGATCTTGAAGACATCGTCAGAAAAGGCTTGATGAGATTGTACAAATATCAAAAATACGACGGTGGATGGGGATGGTGGCAAACCGATGATAGTAACAACTTCATGACCTGTTATGTGATGGAGGGATTATATTACGCAAAAAAAGCAGGCATTGAAGTAGCCAGCTCCGTAATTAACAGTGGAATCAATTATCTTAAAGAAAATCTTTCAGCATACGGAGTTTACGTGCTCGATCTTTACAAAATTCCACATGAATCGTATACACCACAAAAAGACATTGACTGGATCTATCTTTCATTTTCTAATGAAAAAGCGCTCGATGAAGCATTAAAACTGGTGCATGAGACAGAAAAATTTGCATATGTCGATCAGGTGTATGATTTCTTTACATCAGATGTTCAATTAACTTCGATATTGCTGAGAGCCCTCACAAAATGGGGGAAACACGAAGGCTTGCAGAGAAAAATCATCAATTATTTGTTTTCAAAGAAAGATGGGTATTTCTGGTATTCCACAAAAGATACCTCATTTGCCGTTCTTGCATTGCTTGAAGTCCTGCCAGGCGTTGAGAATCCACATCTGGTAATTGAAAATGGTAGTAAAGTGGTAGAACTCGATACAGAAGGTGAGCTTTCTCTTCAGAAAGAAGACCTAAAAATAAAAGGTAAAGGACTTGTAGAGGTACACGTAGTTTATTACGAAAGTCCAGTAGGTTCTGTAAGCGATGGCATAGAAGTAAAAAGAGATTTTTTCAAGCGTTATGAAATTCTGATTAAAAATGAAAAGAGCATAATCGACGCTTTTATCCCCATAAATCAGGATTACATACCTGTTTCGATCGAGTTGCTCGAAGAATTGAAAAATGGAGAGATCTATATCTCGGCATTTGATGACGGAAAATACTCTTACAGAGGAACTACGTTCACAGTTAACGGAAACAAACTTTCTCTGAATGAAATGGAATTCGAATTTGAAAAACTTGAAACTTTTGATGGACTTATATTAGTGATAATGGAGAATGCAGCAATGGTTTATGACACAAAAACGCAAACTGCAAAAACACACTTTGGTACCTCAGATGCCAATTTAACGAAAATGGGAACAGTTTATCTGAAAGATGGAAAGCTTTGGATAAACGATGAATTGATAGTGATGGTCCCTCAGGATGTGAAATCACTCTCCTGTTCAAAAGATGAAATACTGTTAAAATCCGAAAGAGGAACTTACTGGTTCAAAGAAGGAAGATTCACCTTATTACCTTTTATAGCAGAGAGAATACTGAGCTGGGACGGGAAAGAGCTTATCTGTGATAAAGGATTCACTTTTTCTGGAAACGATGAACTGATC